TGGAACTTCCGGCCTGAACAAAAACTGGTCGCAACGCCCCTGGTTTCGCGGCGCAGTGCGTACGGACGGGGTATATCTTTCCGAGATTTATCGTTCGGCGGCCACGGATGAATTCTGCCTGACCGCCTCCGCCACCTTCAGCGGGAAGGATGGACGGGTTATGGGCGTGGTTGCCATCGATGTCAATTTCCGCGAGATCCTGGGAGACGACGGTCTTTAGTCAATCTCGATGCTTCGCAAGCATCGCCGCAATGAATGACAGCCATGTGGGATTGGGTTCCCAGACAGTCTTCATCAAGGCAAATGCTTCCTCTACGGATTTATTCTGTTTGATGGCCTGATAAAGGCCCAGAAACGCAGTCACCCGCATATTGGCCGCACAGTGCATCAATATTTTTTGTCCCTGATGTTTCTCCAGGGCCGCAAAAAAGGCCAGCAGATTATTTTCCGTGGGCGCATCGAACTGAACTGGAATATGTATGTACTCCATGCCCAGTGATTTGACATAACCCGGCTCATCCCGCAGGGAATAGCGGGGATCGTCATGAAGTGCGAGGTTGAGGATGACGCAGAAGCCCGCGCGCGCCGCAGCCGCAAGTTGTCTTTCCGTCGGTTGCCCGGATGTGGACAGTCTTGAATCCACCGCCCGGTAATTGTGGATGTCTGTGACTTGTGTTCCGCTCATAAATCAAAGTAAAAAAACCGGGGGCTTTACGTCAGCCATTTATGACGGTTGCCTTTGAGCGCGATCGTCGCCAGCATAAATTCTTTACTTTGTGCAATAGCATCAGTAACCTGAATCCCCACCCCACAGCCGGCAGAGCCGACCCCATGATTCTCTCAAATTTACCGGGTTGACCGTTCATGGGCACTACATTGTCCTTGTTCGACCAGGCGGAACGCAAACCCCTGCATGAATTCACCGAGCGGGCGTACCTGGATTATTCCATGTACGTCATACTTGACCGCGCGCTGCCGCATCTGGCTGATGGGTTAAAGCCGGTGCAGCGTCGCATTGTCTACGCCATGTCGGAACTGGGGCTCGCTGCCGGTGCGAAATTCAAAAAATCCGCGCGCGCGGTAGGCGATGTCATCGGCAAGTTCCACCCGCACGGCGATTCCGCCTGTTACGAGGCGATGGTGCTGATGGCGCAGGATTTCAGCTATCGCTACCCATTGATCGACGGCCAGGGCAACTGGGGATCCATGGACGATCCCAAGTCTTTCGCGGCCATGCGCTATACCGAATCGCGGCTCACGGCTTACGCACAGTTGCTGTTGAGCGAGCTGGGGGAGGGGACGACGGAGTGGGTCCCGAACTTCGATGGCACGCTGACGGAGCCAAAACTGCTGCCGGCGCGGCTGCCGAATGTCTTGCTGAATGGCGCGGCCGGCATCGCCGTCGGCATGGCGACTGATATTCCGCCGCACAACCTGCGCGAAGTGGCGGCCGCCTGCATCCTGCTGCTTGAACAGCCCGGCACGACCGCGCGTGAGTTGTGCAAGCAGATCAAAGGCCCGGATTTCCCCACCCGCGCCGAGATCATCACGCCGCGCAATGAATTGCGGAAAATGTACGAAACCGGCAATGGCATGGTGCGCATGCGCGCGGTGTATGAAGCGGAGGGCGACGACATCGTCATAACCGCTTTGCCGTATCAGACCTCCGGCGCCAAGGTGTTGGAGCAGATCGCGGCGCAGATGCGGGACAAGAAACTGCCTATGCTGGAAGACCTGCGCGATGAGTCCGATCATGAAACGCCGACGCGGCTGGTGCTGGTGCCGCGCTCCAGCCGTGTCGATATTGAGGCCTTGATGGCGCATTTATTTGCCACCACGGATCTCGAAAAATCCTACCGCGTCAATCTCAATGTCATCGGCGCGAACGGCCTGCCGCAGGTCAAGGACATCAAGTCGCTGCTCGCCGAATGGCTGGAGTGGCGGCTGCAGACCGTCAAGCGGCGGCTGCGGCACCGTTTTGAAAAAGTCACCGCGCGCCTGCATATCCTCGATGGCTTGCTGACCGCCCACCTCAACATCGATCAAGTCATCGCCATCATCCGCAGAGAGGACGAACCCAAGCCGGTGTTGATGAAACGCTTCAAATTGAGCGCCGAGCAGACCGACGCCATTCTCGATCTCAAGTTGCGGCACCTGGCAAAACTTGAGGAAATCAAGATTCGTAGCGAGCAAAAGGATCTGAAATCCGAACAAGCCGATTTGAAGAAAACCTTGGATTCGCGGTCGCGCCTGAAGACAGTGGTCAGG
This DNA window, taken from Gammaproteobacteria bacterium, encodes the following:
- a CDS encoding protein tyrosine phosphatase family protein, with product MSGTQVTDIHNYRAVDSRLSTSGQPTERQLAAAARAGFCVILNLALHDDPRYSLRDEPGYVKSLGMEYIHIPVQFDAPTENNLLAFFAALEKHQGQKILMHCAANMRVTAFLGLYQAIKQNKSVEEAFALMKTVWEPNPTWLSFIAAMLAKHRD
- the parC gene encoding DNA topoisomerase IV subunit A; amino-acid sequence: MGTTLSLFDQAERKPLHEFTERAYLDYSMYVILDRALPHLADGLKPVQRRIVYAMSELGLAAGAKFKKSARAVGDVIGKFHPHGDSACYEAMVLMAQDFSYRYPLIDGQGNWGSMDDPKSFAAMRYTESRLTAYAQLLLSELGEGTTEWVPNFDGTLTEPKLLPARLPNVLLNGAAGIAVGMATDIPPHNLREVAAACILLLEQPGTTARELCKQIKGPDFPTRAEIITPRNELRKMYETGNGMVRMRAVYEAEGDDIVITALPYQTSGAKVLEQIAAQMRDKKLPMLEDLRDESDHETPTRLVLVPRSSRVDIEALMAHLFATTDLEKSYRVNLNVIGANGLPQVKDIKSLLAEWLEWRLQTVKRRLRHRFEKVTARLHILDGLLTAHLNIDQVIAIIRREDEPKPVLMKRFKLSAEQTDAILDLKLRHLAKLEEIKIRSEQKDLKSEQADLKKTLDSRSRLKTVVRQEIETDAEKYGDARRSPIVQREQAQALDESELIPAEPVTVVLSQMGWVRAARGHEINPAELSYRTGDGYLGHACGRSNQMAVFIDSTGRCYSLPAHSLPSARGLGEPLSGRLTPPDGASFSGVMLGNPDALYVLASGAGYGFVAKLEELYAKNKAGKAVLRVPAGAGVACPGPVQAFQTDELAAVSKEGRLALFPVKELPVLNKGKGLKLISIKPDALSRGEDGLVAVMAIPEDKSLKIYSGQRWVTLKAADLAAFRGPRGRRGNKLPRGYRRAEKLEVCD